In a genomic window of Actinomadura rubteroloni:
- the thrS gene encoding threonine--tRNA ligase codes for MSTVSELRVTLDGSERVVPAGTTAGEALDADGRTVIAARVGGELRDLAYRLADGDAVEPVAIGSDDGRAIMRHSAAHVMAQAVQELFPEAKLGIGPPVENGFYYDFDVPAPFTPDDLKRVEKRMREIVKQGQRFSRRVVGDDEARDELAAEPYKLELIGLKGGAADAGEGADVEVGGAELTIYDNLDAKTGDLRWKDLCRGPHLPSTRVIPAFKLMRTGGAYWRGSEKNPQLQRIYGTAWESREKQDEYLKFLEEAEKRDHRRLGAELDLFSFPNEIGSGLAVFHPKGGVIRKVLEDYSRRRHEEEGYEFVNTPHITKGHLFETSGHLQNYAEDMFPAMEVDGADYYLKPMNCPMHNLIYRARGRSYRELPLRLFEFGSVYRFEKSGVVHGLTRVRGMTQDDAHIYVTQEGMGDEIKRLLHFVLGLLRDYGLDEFYLELSTRDDSPKFIGSDDMWEMATDALREAAEDTGLDLVPDPGGAAFYGPKISVQAKDAIGRTWQLSTIQVDPNQPERFGLEYQAADGTRKRPVMLHRALFGSIERFFGVLLEHYAGAMPPWLAPVQAVGIPIGDAHVPHLEKLAALLRERGVRVEVDDSSDRMQKKIRNAQKQKVPYMLLAGDEDVAKDAVSFRYRDGSQKNGVPLGEAVEEIVRAVEARVQV; via the coding sequence GTGTCCACCGTGTCAGAGCTGCGCGTCACCCTCGACGGGAGCGAGCGGGTGGTGCCCGCCGGCACGACCGCGGGCGAGGCGCTGGACGCCGACGGCCGCACCGTCATCGCCGCCCGGGTCGGCGGCGAGCTGCGGGACCTGGCGTACCGGCTGGCCGACGGCGACGCCGTCGAGCCCGTCGCGATCGGCTCCGACGACGGCCGGGCCATCATGCGGCACTCGGCCGCGCACGTCATGGCGCAGGCGGTGCAGGAGCTGTTCCCCGAGGCCAAGCTCGGCATCGGGCCGCCGGTGGAGAACGGGTTCTACTACGACTTCGACGTCCCCGCGCCGTTCACCCCCGACGACCTCAAGCGCGTCGAGAAGCGCATGCGCGAGATCGTCAAGCAGGGCCAGCGGTTCTCCCGCCGCGTCGTCGGCGACGACGAGGCGCGCGACGAGCTGGCCGCCGAGCCGTACAAGCTGGAGCTGATCGGCCTCAAGGGCGGCGCGGCCGACGCCGGCGAGGGCGCGGACGTCGAGGTGGGCGGCGCCGAGCTGACCATCTACGACAACCTCGACGCCAAGACCGGCGACCTGCGGTGGAAGGACCTGTGCCGCGGCCCCCACCTGCCGAGCACCCGCGTCATCCCCGCGTTCAAGCTGATGCGCACCGGCGGCGCGTACTGGCGCGGCAGCGAGAAGAACCCGCAGCTCCAGCGCATCTACGGCACCGCGTGGGAGTCGCGCGAGAAGCAGGACGAGTACCTGAAGTTCCTGGAGGAGGCCGAGAAGCGCGACCACCGGCGGCTCGGCGCGGAACTCGACCTGTTCTCGTTCCCCAATGAGATCGGCAGCGGGCTCGCGGTCTTCCACCCCAAGGGCGGCGTGATCCGCAAGGTCCTGGAGGACTACTCCCGGCGGCGGCACGAGGAGGAGGGGTACGAGTTCGTCAACACCCCCCACATCACCAAGGGCCACCTGTTCGAGACCTCCGGCCACCTCCAGAACTACGCCGAGGACATGTTCCCGGCGATGGAGGTCGACGGCGCCGACTACTACCTCAAGCCGATGAACTGCCCGATGCACAACCTGATCTACCGGGCGCGCGGACGGTCCTACCGGGAGCTGCCGCTGCGGCTGTTCGAGTTCGGGTCGGTGTACCGGTTCGAGAAGTCGGGCGTCGTGCACGGCCTGACCCGCGTCCGGGGCATGACCCAGGACGACGCGCACATCTACGTCACCCAGGAGGGCATGGGCGACGAGATCAAGCGGCTGCTGCACTTCGTCCTCGGCCTGCTGCGCGACTACGGCCTGGACGAGTTCTACCTGGAGCTGTCCACCCGCGACGACTCGCCCAAGTTCATCGGCTCCGACGACATGTGGGAGATGGCGACCGACGCGCTGCGCGAGGCCGCCGAGGACACCGGGCTCGACCTCGTCCCCGACCCGGGCGGCGCGGCGTTCTACGGCCCGAAGATCTCGGTGCAGGCCAAGGACGCCATCGGACGCACCTGGCAGCTCTCCACCATCCAGGTCGACCCGAATCAGCCGGAGCGGTTCGGGCTGGAGTACCAGGCGGCCGACGGCACCCGCAAGCGGCCGGTCATGCTGCACCGGGCGCTGTTCGGGTCGATCGAGCGGTTCTTCGGCGTGCTGCTGGAGCACTACGCGGGCGCGATGCCGCCGTGGCTGGCGCCCGTCCAGGCGGTCGGCATCCCGATCGGGGACGCGCACGTCCCGCACCTGGAGAAGCTGGCCGCGCTGCTGCGCGAGCGGGGCGTGCGGGTCGAGGTGGACGATTCGTCCGACCGGATGCAGAAGAAGATCCGCAACGCGCAGAAGCAGAAGGTCCCCTACATGCTGCTGGCCGGGGACGAGGACGTCGCCAAGGACGCGGTGTCGTTCCGGTACCGGGACGGCTCGCAGAAGAACGGCGTCCCGCTGGGCGAGGCGGTCGAGGAGATCGTCCGGGCGGTCGAGGCCCGCGTCCAGGTCTGA
- a CDS encoding sugar porter family MFS transporter gives MTERGDGAPSATEDDAQPRHSGATALLLSAAAALGGFLFGYDSSVINGAVGALRSEFGLSSFTVGFVVSSALLGCAVGAWFAGPISDRVGRVKVMLAAAVLFVISSLGSALAFNAVDLTAWRVLGGLAIGAASVIAPAYIAEIAPARLRGRLGSLQQMAIVLGIFAALVVDYVIAQVSDGGASGGFPWGGTAWRWMFASAVVPAVFYGLLAVIIPESPRYLVKHHKPVRARQVLARLMSRDEAEHKIEDIEHSITTDRPVRLHDLRGPRFGLLPIVWVGILLSAFQQLVGINVIFYYSSTLWEAVGFSESDAMLTSVINSIVNVVGTVVAILLVDRIGRRPLLVAGASGMVVTLGILAYCFATAAVVHGKPQLGDVAGPVALVAANVYVFSFAATWGPVVWVMLGEMFNNFIRASALAVSAAAQWIANWVVTTTFPGLSGISLGLAYGIYTLFSALALVFVLRSVPETRGLELEDMDRLAMPDRTRRA, from the coding sequence ATGACGGAACGTGGTGACGGCGCACCGAGCGCGACCGAGGACGACGCGCAGCCGCGGCACTCGGGCGCGACCGCGCTGCTGCTGTCGGCCGCGGCGGCGCTCGGCGGCTTCCTGTTCGGCTACGACTCCTCGGTGATCAACGGCGCGGTGGGCGCGCTGCGGTCGGAGTTCGGACTCAGCTCGTTCACGGTCGGGTTCGTCGTCTCCTCGGCGCTGCTCGGCTGCGCGGTCGGCGCCTGGTTCGCCGGGCCGATCTCCGACCGCGTCGGCCGCGTCAAGGTCATGCTCGCGGCGGCGGTCCTGTTCGTGATCAGCTCGCTGGGCTCGGCGCTGGCGTTCAACGCGGTCGACCTGACGGCCTGGCGCGTCCTCGGCGGCCTCGCGATCGGCGCGGCGTCGGTCATCGCGCCCGCCTACATCGCCGAGATCGCCCCGGCGCGGCTGCGCGGACGGCTCGGCTCGCTCCAGCAGATGGCGATCGTGCTCGGCATCTTCGCCGCGCTCGTCGTGGACTACGTGATCGCGCAGGTCTCCGACGGCGGCGCGTCCGGCGGGTTCCCCTGGGGCGGGACGGCCTGGCGCTGGATGTTCGCCAGCGCCGTCGTGCCCGCCGTCTTCTACGGCCTGCTCGCCGTCATCATCCCCGAGTCGCCGCGCTACCTGGTCAAGCACCACAAGCCCGTCCGCGCCCGCCAGGTCCTCGCGCGGCTGATGAGCCGGGACGAGGCCGAGCACAAGATCGAGGACATCGAGCACTCGATCACCACCGACCGCCCGGTCCGGCTGCACGACCTGCGCGGCCCCCGGTTCGGGCTGCTGCCGATCGTGTGGGTCGGGATCCTGCTGTCGGCGTTCCAGCAGCTCGTCGGCATCAACGTGATCTTCTACTACTCGTCCACGCTGTGGGAGGCGGTCGGGTTCAGCGAGAGCGACGCGATGCTGACCTCGGTGATCAACTCGATCGTCAACGTGGTCGGGACGGTCGTGGCGATCCTGCTGGTGGACCGGATCGGGCGCCGTCCGCTGCTGGTCGCGGGCGCGTCCGGGATGGTGGTCACGCTCGGGATCCTCGCGTACTGCTTCGCGACGGCGGCGGTCGTCCACGGCAAGCCGCAGCTCGGCGACGTCGCCGGGCCGGTCGCGCTCGTCGCCGCCAACGTCTACGTCTTCTCCTTCGCCGCGACGTGGGGTCCCGTCGTGTGGGTGATGCTCGGGGAGATGTTCAACAACTTCATCCGCGCGTCGGCGCTCGCGGTGTCGGCCGCCGCGCAGTGGATCGCCAACTGGGTCGTCACGACGACGTTCCCCGGCCTGTCGGGCATCTCGCTCGGCCTCGCCTACGGCATCTACACGCTGTTCTCCGCGCTCGCGCTCGTGTTCGTCCTGCGGTCGGTGCCCGAGACGCGCGGGCTGGAGCTGGAGGACATGGACCGGCTCGCGATGCCGGACCGGACGCGCCGCGCCTGA